The Sphingobacterium lactis sequence CCCCAAAATTTCGGTATGATGCCTTTTGTGATCCCGCTGGGATTGGCTCAGCCCCGCGATTCCCGCACGCTATCCATGAGCCTTCTCCGAATCGAACCCTTCCCGACCCTTCTGTTCGACCCTATAGGGCACAAAAAAAAGCAACTCTTTTGGAGTTGCTTTTTTTTGTGATCCCGCTGGGATTGGCTCAGCTCCGCGATTCCCGCACGCTAACCATGAGCCTTCTCCGAATCGAACCCTTCCCGACCCTGCTGTTCGACCCTATAGGGCACAAAAAAAGCAACTCTTTTGGAGTTGCTTTTTTTGTGATCCCGCTGGGATTCGAACCCAGGACCCATACATTAAAAGTGTATTGCTCTACCAGCTGAGCTACGGAATCGTTGTTCTTGTTTTACCAGAACCCTTCGTTGTTTGAAGTGATGCAAAGGTAGGATTTTTACCCATATCTGCCAACTTTAATTTAACATTATTTTGAAATACAGTAAAACTACCTCATTATAAAAGAGATAATTTTATTAAAGCGCTAGGTGATCCACGCCCATCTTCTTCTCCTTCTCGCCGATTTCATATAGCAGGTGAAACCAGCTATTTCATCGAATGTACTTTTACATAGCGCTTCAACCCTACCTATAGCTCAAGAATTTCGACACGGTAAACAGGGAAGTTAAATAAATATACAAACCTATAAATCAATATTTTACAATCTTCTGTAGAGACATTGTATATACGTCATTTTTTTGATGTAGGTGGATTGTAGATTATATTTAATTGTGTTTTCCGGCGGTTATTAAAAACTTTGGATTAGCAAATATAAACGAATAATAAACCACATAATTTAAAAAACATGAACAACAAAACCTTAGCAATCGTAGCATACATTACCATTATTGGTTGGTTAATATCTTATTTCTCAGGAAAGGATACAGCGGATGATTTTCTAAAGTACCACCTCAGACAGGGACTTGCCGTATTCATATTTGGTTTTATACTGGGTATTGTCCTTAATATCTTGATCATGGTTACTGGCATTTACTTTATAGGCTATTTAGGATTGATCTCACTGATATTATTAATCTTGGGTGCGATCAATGCTTCCAATGGCGTGATGAAACCGCTACCAATCATTGGACAAATTGCAGAAAAGAGCTTCGCGTTCATTAAATAATGAAAATTCACATTCACTAATAAACTATATCACAATGAAAATTAACAAATTATACATTTCGAGCATGTTGATGCTCGCCTTAATGGCCAGTTGCAATAGCGGGGATAATAAGGCTGAAAAAAACGGCACTGAAACTAGTGGAGGAGGCTTGTTTGGTGGAGCCAACTCCAAGGATAAAGCCGTAGAGATTGTTGATTTTAACAACAAATTGGTGAAAGCCGACAATACGCACAGCAATTATATCCAACATTTTCTAAGCAACCTTGACCAAACGGATCGATACGTACAGAATGTATTGACAAATCCAGATGGTCTCAATATTTCTCCAATTACCGCTGTGGTACCTACCATTAACAACCTGGATGGTATTGTTTACCCGGATGGCTTCAGTTCCGAATTCAAGCCGTTGGTGGATTATATGGACGCAAGTTTCAAGGCATTAAAAGAAATTGACAAGGAAATCAAAGCATATACCAGTGCCGAGGATTATAAGGAGGACAAAGGTGCGAAAATGAAGGACTTCAGGACCCGTTCCGAGGCTGAAATCAAAAAGAACCGCGATGCCGTAACTTCAATTTACGACAAGCTCATTCCACAAGTTGAAAAAGCGGAGGAGGTTGTGCTTGCAGACCATCCTTTCAAAGACCAGATCATGCGTTCCAAAAAAATCATGAATGAAGTTCAGCGCATTACTGATGGTGCATTTTCCATCAATGATGTCAACGCTTTTAATGGAACCTTCAAGAAAGCTTATGCTGATATCGAAAAACTGTACAATGAAAATAAATCCGACAATTTACCTTCGGAAGGTAAGTCGAAAGAAAGCAGTTTTACGAGGTTCAACGATGAGGTAAATAGTTTCTTGGGTAAAATGCGCATCGTCCAACGCGAACTTGATGCATCCAAAACTCCGGATCTCTCTAATATCGAAACATTGGATCAAAGCGCGCAAAATGTTTTAAGCAGCTATAACTCATTTGTAAATTAAGGATAGACTTATGCAGAATCTTCAATTTAAACCCTTCGATAAAGACGAATTGACCGTAAAGTTAAAGGAAGCATTCCCAGAATATAAGGTGCAAACGACCTTTGGTACTCTTCAGGTCCGAAAATCTGGTTTTACCATTACGGGCAATGTCGCTTTGAAAACAACTCCTGAGGCAGGGATTATCCGGACACAATCGAATCTAGACATGGCATTGATTTTCTTACTTGTCAGTCTACCCATTGGTATCTATATCTATATGAAAGCGGAAAAGACGAAAGCCTTAGAAAACGAAGTGGTTGCAAAATTAAAGGAGATCCTGGAGCCCGTATCGTATCAGGCTACAGCATAAGCTCATGCGAAAGCAGAAGAACTAGACTAAAACTACCGATTGGCAGCTTGTGGCTATATTTAGCCATTGAGCTGCTCCTTCGGGAAAGCCTTTTCCTCTTGGGGATAGGCCCATAAACAAGACTTAGGTTTTTTGTGAATTATAGTCTATTAAGTGAAGAAGCCCCCAATGCAGCTGCAAAGGGGGCTTTCTTCATATTAAAGCTAGCGTTAGAATACTATTTGAAAATCTTTTCATTGACGATCTCAATCTCATCCTGTGTAATGGTATGTCCCATCTCTGGATAAATTTTCTCGATCACATCCGCTCCCATGCTGGAGAGCTGTTTGGTACTTTCCTGTACACGCTTAACGGGAACATGAAAGTCAGGATCACTCGTTCCGATAAATACGGGAGTTCCCGAGAAATCTCCCTGATAATGTTCCGGATAGATCTGATCACCGATCAACCCTCCAGTAAAGGCGATCAAGCCGCCATAGCGTGTCGCATTTCGCGTAGCGTATTCCAAGGTAAGACAAGCTCCCTGCGAAAAACCTAACAGATAAATATGGTCTTCAGCGATACCTTTATCCTTTGCTAGTTCAACTGCTTCAGCAATCAATGCTAACGCTTCATCCAATTTGGGTTGATTGGAAGCAATTTCCGCCATAAAGGAATGTGGGTACCATGTATTTTGGTTGGCCTCCGGTCCGATCAACATGAAATCATCAACCTGCAGATACTGGGATAGTCCCATAATATCCTGTGCGGAACCTCCTCTCCCATGGATCATTATCAATGCTTTCGATGGGTTCTCTAAGTTACCACCTTGGTATATTTTTGAATTTGACATAATTGTGTTCCTTCTGTGTTTAAAGGGGTGCAGTGCACTTGACTCAAGTACACCGTACCGCAAATAATTATTCTATTTTAAAACAGGCAATACCTTTTCGATTTCATCGCGATGGCCTTCATATTGTTTTGGCAACTTCAATGAAGTTCCCAATGCTGTTAAAGGCTCATCCACATCAAAACCAGGATTCTCAGTGGCAATTTCAAACAACACCCCTCCTGGTTCGCGGAAGTACAGCGAGTGGAAGTAATCCCGATCAATCTGTGGTGTAATTTGCAATCCCGCACTCATGATTTTCTCACGCAATGCCATCTGATCAGCATCATCCTTTACCCGGAAAGCAATGTGGTGATTCGTTCCAGCGGTGTTGACTGCACGTCCGGCATTCGAGTCGACAAGAATATCAATGATATTTGCTGTTCCGATATTCTGGTTTTGAAAACGATAGCGATTACCTTCCTGTGCAACCTGTTTGTAATCCAACAGCTCAGTCAACACATTTGCAGTTGGGTCCAAGTCCCGTAAAGTCAGGGTCGTATTGTGAAATCCTTTGGTCGCTTGTTCTCCAGCAACTTCAGGAGTTGTCCAACCTGATCGATTATCTTCATTTTTCGGAACCACGAGCGAAAGATTCAAACCATCAGGATCTAAAAACGGATAATAGATCTCACCGAATCGTTCTACGGCCTCACCGGTCAGGACATTGTGCTGTCCAAATCGTTCTTTCCAGAATTCCTCACTGCCAGCTGGTACTGCATAAGCGATCTCGGTGGCCATGCCTACGCCTGTCCTACCCTTGCCGATACCTTCCCATGGAAAGAAAGTCAGGATGGTACCTGCATTGCCCTTTTCATCACCGTAGTAAAAGTGGTATGTTCCGGGGTCATCAAAATTCACTGTTTTTTTAACCAACCGTAACCCAAATACTTTGGTATAAAAATCATAATTGCGCTGCGCTAAATTCGCTATCGCGGTGATATGGTGTAATCCTAATACATTGTTGTTCATTTTTATCAATTCCTTTCTTTTAGTACATCTAAGTAAGCCATTTGTTTAATTGCTTATACAAATGTGGCTAATTTTGATACCCCACGCATTGATGTATGTTAAGAAGTTATGGCATACAAGAACACCCACGATTAAATGAGGCTGTCGTGAATATTTTGCGCCAATTAATGATGGTCTACAAATTTATATTTAAACCAATCAACGGTTATTGTAACTAATATTATTACAAACCGTTCCTAAAATGTTTTTTATATTTAAGGATGCGTCCTAAAATCGCATATCAACCTAAGCAAATACAAAACATAACCCTATGATTAAAAAAAACATTGCCCTTGCCTGCTTATTTGCAGCATCCTTTTCTTCGCTACATGCGCAGCAATGGGCTCCCGTAAAGGACAAAATCCTAACGACATGGGCTGAAAATGTGAGCCCCCAAAATGTTCACCAAGAGTATCCACGTCCACAGCTGGAACGGAAGAATAATTGGCAGAATTTGAATGGCCTATGGAAATACCAAGTGACCAAGAAAGATCAAGAGCAATTGCCAACAGCATGGCAAGGTGATATATTGGTTCCCTTTGCCATTGAGTCTGCATTGTCTGGCGTTGGCAAGCGCATCACGAAGGACGATGCACTTTGGTATCATAGAACACTTGCATTGGAGAAAAAAGTTCAGAAAGGCAAAGTACTGTTGCATTTTGGTGCTGTCGATTGGGAATGTGATGTCTATGTCAATGGGAAACATGTTGGTGAACATCAAGGTGGATTCGATCCATTCACGTTCGATATTACGGAAGCATTGCAAAAAGGGAATAAACAGGAAATTACCATACGCGTATGGGACCCCACATCCGATGGTCCACAACCTCGCGGAAAACAGATAAACAATCCTCATGGTATCTGGTACACGCCGGTTTCCGGGATTTGGCAGACGGTCTGGTTGGAATCCGTACCTGAAACTTACATCCAAGCGAGTAAGCACACGCCGGATGTTGACCGATCTTCGCTACAGGTTAGTGCGGAGGTAAAAGGTGCGAGAGCTAATGATCGCGTTATTTTTGAGGCGTATGATCAGGGAAATAAAATTAGTGAAATTACCACAGCACCGGGCGAAGCAGCAGCATTGCCTTTGCAAGCACCTACCCTTTGGTCGCCAGACAATCCCAAACTCTACGACCTCAAGGTAAAAATATCCAGGAATGGAAAGGTTATCGATGAAGCGGACAGTTATTTCGCCATGCGGAAGATATCGGTAAAAAAAGATGAGAAAGGTATTCAACGCATGTTCCTGAACGACAAGTTTGTTTTTCATTATGGGCCTTTGGACCAGGGATGGTGGCCAGATGGTCTGCATACCGCTCCTTCGGATGAGGCCTTACGATTCGATATCGAGAAAACGAAAGAAATGGGCTTCAATATGATCCGGAAGCACATCAAGGTGGAACCAGCCCGTTGGTATAAGCATTGCGATAGTATTGGCGTAATGGTTTGGCAGGATATGCCTAGTGGAGATCTGGATGGCAATATCTGGGACATGAATCCGGGTAAGATCCGTTTTGGCAAACACGATAAGGATCGTACGCCGGAGTCGGAAGCCATTTACAGAAAGGAATGGAAGGCCATTATGGAAACGCTGCATAACTTTCCTTCCATCGTCATCTGGGTGCCATTCAATGAAGCTTGGGGGCAGTTCAAGTCTAAGGAGATCGTAGATTGGACCACGAAGCAGGATCCTTCACGTTTGGTGAATGGAGCGTCGGGAGGTAATTTCACGGCACCGGGGCATATCTTCGATATCCACAATTACCCAGATGCTGCTATGCCAAGTCCGGAATTATTTGGCAACAATTATGTTCTGGCGCTCGGTGAATTCGGCGGACTGGGACTCCCTGTTGAAGGTCACACCTGGCAACAAAAAGACAATTGGGGCTATCAATCCTTTAAAAACAAGGAGGAACTCACCAAAAGATATGAGGGATTGATCAGTGACCTAAACAACCTTATTTCGTTGGGCTTATCCGCAGGTGTGTATACCCAGACAACAGATGTGGAGATAGAAACCAATGGATTAATGACCTATGACCGCAAGGTCATAAAAATCCCAGCAGAAAAACTCAGGGAAATCCATCAAAAACTGTACAGCCATCAAATTGGCAACTAAATAAAAAAGCACGATCCAATGATCGTGCTTTTCCATTTACTATGTGCTGTAAGTGGATCTGGTATTAATACCGTACCTTCAGTACGATTTTACCTAAATCCTCCAATTCTTCTTGTGCAGTGAAATACGACCTTCCTCCCTTGGAAATGACATTCCAGGCAATCGTTGAAACGATATCATCGACAACACCTGCTTCCTTGGCATCATCTGCCAGGTCAAAGGTACGGTCTGAAGTCATTTTAACAGGCTGTTCAAAATCCTGAAGGGTAATGAGCAACTCCCCACGACCATCTATAGCGGCTTGATAGATATCTTGCAGATCCGTCAACACCTGACCGGAAGATACAGCTTGCTTCAATTCACCGATGGCAGCAGTACGTTCTTCCTTCTGCAGGTTTTCAATGGATTCGTAAGCGTCTTTGGCCATCTTGTCTGCCTCCGATTGGTCGTAATTCTTTGTTTGGTGTGCCACGTACATTTTAGGTACATCCGCAACCTCCATCAGCATGGCATAATTGGGTTCCGTCGCTATAACCACCACGTCCAATTTATTTTCGTTATGAACGGCAACCGCTGCTTTATCGATCTGATTGAAATATTCCTTTAATCGATTTTCAATCTTGTTCGCATCGGATCCGGAGACTTCCAGTGGATTTGCATCAAAAGGAAAATCATCATTTACTATTTCCTTGGAAATGGTATCATTCAGGGCTTCATATAAATGTGCACCACCCTGAGCTACCGTTAGGATCATGTAATCCTTGGTCCTATTCATTGCTTTAATCAAGGGACGAAGAGCAAAGGAATCATCTATGGAAACCGACTCATTCTCCACTTCCCATGGTGAACTTACCAGTTCTTCGGTATCCTTGGAAATAAATATATGTAAGCTTTTGGATAATTGATGATCAGCAACAGTATCAGGCAAATTAGCCAATTTCTCAAGTACCTCGGCAGCATCGCGTTTCCCAAACTCCTCAACAATTCGATTCTCTGCCTCCTTGATCAAGTTCTTGAGCGTAATTGCATTTTTCTCGCGATCTGGATTGGTCACATACGTATTGAATGAAATGCTGATACTTGGGGATTCGTGTTTCTCTGTCAGTCTGTCAATAATCTCTTGTAATGCCATAATATCAATTTTTAAAATGTTTCTAATCAAAGGGATTGCTTTATCCCTTTACTATAAAACAACGAAATTTTACGATAGTTTTCCCTGATGGAAACTACTTCTAAAATTGATATCGGCCACTTTCTCATTAACCTTTAGCGCCTGTTGC is a genomic window containing:
- a CDS encoding alpha/beta hydrolase, giving the protein MSNSKIYQGGNLENPSKALIMIHGRGGSAQDIMGLSQYLQVDDFMLIGPEANQNTWYPHSFMAEIASNQPKLDEALALIAEAVELAKDKGIAEDHIYLLGFSQGACLTLEYATRNATRYGGLIAFTGGLIGDQIYPEHYQGDFSGTPVFIGTSDPDFHVPVKRVQESTKQLSSMGADVIEKIYPEMGHTITQDEIEIVNEKIFK
- a CDS encoding DUF4870 domain-containing protein, which gives rise to MNNKTLAIVAYITIIGWLISYFSGKDTADDFLKYHLRQGLAVFIFGFILGIVLNILIMVTGIYFIGYLGLISLILLILGAINASNGVMKPLPIIGQIAEKSFAFIK
- a CDS encoding DUF3829 domain-containing protein; this translates as MKINKLYISSMLMLALMASCNSGDNKAEKNGTETSGGGLFGGANSKDKAVEIVDFNNKLVKADNTHSNYIQHFLSNLDQTDRYVQNVLTNPDGLNISPITAVVPTINNLDGIVYPDGFSSEFKPLVDYMDASFKALKEIDKEIKAYTSAEDYKEDKGAKMKDFRTRSEAEIKKNRDAVTSIYDKLIPQVEKAEEVVLADHPFKDQIMRSKKIMNEVQRITDGAFSINDVNAFNGTFKKAYADIEKLYNENKSDNLPSEGKSKESSFTRFNDEVNSFLGKMRIVQRELDASKTPDLSNIETLDQSAQNVLSSYNSFVN
- a CDS encoding glycoside hydrolase family 2 protein codes for the protein MIKKNIALACLFAASFSSLHAQQWAPVKDKILTTWAENVSPQNVHQEYPRPQLERKNNWQNLNGLWKYQVTKKDQEQLPTAWQGDILVPFAIESALSGVGKRITKDDALWYHRTLALEKKVQKGKVLLHFGAVDWECDVYVNGKHVGEHQGGFDPFTFDITEALQKGNKQEITIRVWDPTSDGPQPRGKQINNPHGIWYTPVSGIWQTVWLESVPETYIQASKHTPDVDRSSLQVSAEVKGARANDRVIFEAYDQGNKISEITTAPGEAAALPLQAPTLWSPDNPKLYDLKVKISRNGKVIDEADSYFAMRKISVKKDEKGIQRMFLNDKFVFHYGPLDQGWWPDGLHTAPSDEALRFDIEKTKEMGFNMIRKHIKVEPARWYKHCDSIGVMVWQDMPSGDLDGNIWDMNPGKIRFGKHDKDRTPESEAIYRKEWKAIMETLHNFPSIVIWVPFNEAWGQFKSKEIVDWTTKQDPSRLVNGASGGNFTAPGHIFDIHNYPDAAMPSPELFGNNYVLALGEFGGLGLPVEGHTWQQKDNWGYQSFKNKEELTKRYEGLISDLNNLISLGLSAGVYTQTTDVEIETNGLMTYDRKVIKIPAEKLREIHQKLYSHQIGN
- a CDS encoding ring-cleaving dioxygenase codes for the protein MNNNVLGLHHITAIANLAQRNYDFYTKVFGLRLVKKTVNFDDPGTYHFYYGDEKGNAGTILTFFPWEGIGKGRTGVGMATEIAYAVPAGSEEFWKERFGQHNVLTGEAVERFGEIYYPFLDPDGLNLSLVVPKNEDNRSGWTTPEVAGEQATKGFHNTTLTLRDLDPTANVLTELLDYKQVAQEGNRYRFQNQNIGTANIIDILVDSNAGRAVNTAGTNHHIAFRVKDDADQMALREKIMSAGLQITPQIDRDYFHSLYFREPGGVLFEIATENPGFDVDEPLTALGTSLKLPKQYEGHRDEIEKVLPVLK